ATCGGCTACGTCAACGCCGAGGGCGCCGCCAGCCAGCGCGTCATCGCCCCGGTCCGGGTGGAGGGCGGCTTCGTGACCGCGTACGACCACACGGCCGACGAGGTGCGCACCTACCCGCTGCACCGCATCACGGGGGTGGCGGAGCTCGCCGGGGAGTGAGCGGGGACCCGCACCCGGGCCCGCGTGGCGCCCGCGACCCTCCGTGATCGCCGCCGGATGGGGCACACTGGACGTTTGGCCGTAGTGGGAGGCCGTAGTGGAAAGGGTGTACCGCGCGTGAATGGTCCACTGATCGTCCAGTCCGACAAGACCCTGCTCCTGGAAGTCGACCACGAGCGCGCCGACGACTGCCGCCGGGCCATCGCGCCGTTCGCCGAGCTGGAGCGGGCCCCCGAGCACATCCACACCTACCGGGTGACGCCGCTCGGCCTGTGGAACGCGCGGGCCGCGGGGCACGACGCGGAGCAGGTCGTGGACGCGCTGGTGCAGTACAGCCGCTATCCGGTGCCGCACGCGCTGCTGGTGGACATCGCCGAGACGATGGACCGCTACGGCCGCCTCACCCTCTCCAAGCACCCCGCGCACGGACTGGTCCTGACGACCACGGACCGGCCGGTGCTGGAGGAGGTGCTGAAGTCCAAGCGGATCGCCCCGCTGGTCGGTGCCCGGATCGACCCCGACACCGTGGTGGTCCACCCCTCCGAGCGCGGGCAGATCAAGCAGACGCTGCTGAAGCTCGGCTGGCCGGCCGAGGACCTCGCCGGTTACGTGGACGGCGAGGCGCACCCCATCGAGCTGCGCGAGGACGGCTGGGCGCTGCGGCCGTACCAGAGGCAGGCCGTGGAGAACTTCTGGCACGGCGGCAGCGGTGTCGTCGTGCTGCCCTGTGGCGCGGGCAAGACGCTGGTGGGCGCCGCCTCCATGGCCGAGGCGAAGTCGACCACGCTCATCCTGGTCACCAACACCGTCTCCGCCCGGCAGTGGAAGCACGAGCTGGTGAAGCGGACGTCGCTGACCGAGGACGAGATCGGCGAGTACAGCGGCACCCGCAAGGAGATCCGCCCGGTCACCATCGCGACCTACCAGGTGCTGACCACCCGGCGGAAGGGCGTCTATCCGCACTTGGAGCTGTTCGACTCCCGGGACTGGGGTCTGATCGTCTACGACGAGGTGCATCTGCTGCCGGCTCCCGTCTTCAAGTTCACCGCCGATCTCCAGGCACGGCGGCGGCTGGGGCTGACCGCCACGCTGGTGCGCGAGGACGGCCGTGAGTCGGACGTGTTCTCCCTGATCGGGCCCAAGCGGTTCGACGCGCCCTGGAAGGAGATCGAGGCGCAGGGCTACATCGCGCCCGCCGACTGCGTCGAGGTCCGGGTGAACCTGACGGAGTCCGAGCGGCTGGCGTACGCCACGGCCGAGACGGAGGAGAAGTACCGCTTCTGCGCCACCACGGACACCAAGCGGAAGGTCACGGAGGCGATCGTCCGCCGGTTCGCGGGTCAGCAGGTCCTCGTCATCGGCCAGTACATCGATCAACTCGATGAACTGGGCGAGCACTTGAACGCCCCGGTCATCAAGGGCGAGACCTCCAACGCCCAGCGCGAGAAGCTCTTCGACGCCTTCCGCGAGGGCGAGATCAACGTGCTGGTGGTGTCCAAGGTCGCCAACTTCTCCATCGACCTGCCCGAGGCCACGGTCGCCATCCAGGTGTCCGGCACCTTCGGCTCCCGCCAGGAGGAGGCCCAGCGGCTCGGCCGGGTGCTGCGGCCCAAGGCCGACGGCCACCAGGCCCACTTCTACTCGGTCGTCGCCCGCGACACCATCGACCAGGACTTCGCCGCCCACCGCCAGCGCTTCCTGGCCGAGCAGGGCTACGCCTACCGGATCATGGACGCCGACGAGCTGCTGTCGGAGACGGAGGGCTGACCGGCGCGGGGGGCGGGCGCCGTCACGCCCGGCGTATGCCCGCCTCTTCGCCGTACTCGCCGAGGATCACCACGCCGAACGCCGCCTCGGCGAACACCTTCAGGGCGCGCAGGGCGCTGCCGAGGAGGTGACGCGGGGCGCCGTCCACGGCCGTGGCCCCGGTCGGGGGCCGGGCGGAGGAGGGGGAAACGGTTGCTGCGCTCATGCCTCCATGGTGGAACCGTCCGCCTCGCGGTGGTATCGGCCCAGAGGCCCAATTCCCCGGGCCGCCGCCTACGCCCCCGGGTGGACCCCACCCCTACTTGGGCCCACCCCCATCCCCTAGGTACGGCGGCCGCGATCTCACGCACCTCTCCTTCGACGAGTCCTGGACGCCGCGGACGGCAGGGTGCTGGGGCGCACGCGGACGATGACCGTGGCGTCCGGCTCCGAGCACACCCCGCACCCGGACCCCGCGCGGATGGGGCTGAGCGTCGGCGAGGGCGAGGAAGGGTCGCCCGTGCTGTGGGGGCGCTGGGACGGGCGGCGGCTGGCCGCCGAGCGCATCGGTGTCGAGCGGATCCTCCTCGCGGCGAGCCCGTCCGGCCGGCGCCTGCCGACCGTCGACACCGGGCGGTGGTCCCTCGCCCTCCACCGGACGCAGGACGGCTCGGTGCTGCGCGAACTGGACGCCCAGGGCACCGTGCCGGGGCACCCGGGGAGCACCGGCGAGGACCGGGTCCACTGGGACCACGACGCGGCCTTCGTCGACGAGGACACCCTGATCGCCGGGACCTCCGGGTGCGACGCCCGCCACGGCGGCGCCCGCCACTGGCTGGTCGACGCGCGTGGGATGACCCTTCGCGGCGAGATCTCCTACCCCGTTCCCGTCTCCGGGCCCGCCCGCCCGGCGGGGGACGGCGCCTGGTACACGGTCTCCGGGGACGGGGCCCTGGTGCGGCTGTGGGAGCCGGACCGGGAGGACTGACGCCGGCCGGCGTCGTCCGCGGCGGCCGGCAGGCCGGCCGGACCGGCCGCGGGATATTCATTGGCGTTCGCCACGGCGCCTCACTAAAATCCTCCCCCTTGCCCGCCTCCCCTCCCCGGAGTGCCGCCGCCCGGCCGGAAACCGGACGGCACGTCGTCCCGCACGACCTCGTCACCGTCGTACCGCCCGTAGCAGGCCCACCGGAGGCACCCCCTTGTCCACGTCCGCCCACGACCAGGCCGTCGACCCCCTCTCCCGCGAGCGCTCGCACCTCGCCGAATCCCGCGCCGCCCTGCGCGCCATGCGGGAGGACGTGGAGGCGCTGGACATCCGGGACGTCACCGCCAACTGGGTCAACGCCGAAGTGCTCAGCCGCCAGATCGACGACCGCATCAAGGCGCTGGCCGACCTCAGCGACACCCCGCTGTTCTTCGGCCGGCTCGACTACCTGCACGCACCGGGGGCGGAGCAGGCCGAGGGCGCGCAGGGCGAGCAGTTCTACATCGGGCGGCGGCACGTGCACGACGCCGACGGCGACCCCATGGTCATCGACTGGCGCGCCCCGGTCTCGCAGCCGTTCTACCGGGCCTCGAAGAAGGACCCGATGGACATCGGGCTGCGCCGCCGCTTCGGCTACACCGGCGGCGACCTGACCGCGTACGAGGACGAGCGGCTGTCCGACCCCGCCGAGGCGGCCACCACCAGCAAGCTGCTCCAGCAGGAGATCGAGCGCCCGCGCGTCGGCCCGATGCGCGACATCGTCGCCACCATCCAGCCCGAGCAGGACGAGATCGTCCGCAGCGGGCTGGGCGGCACGGTCTGCGTCCAGGGCGGTCCCGGCACCGGCAAGACCGCCGTCGGCCTGCACCGCGTGGCGTACCTGCTGTACGCGCACCGGGAGCGCCTCGCCCGCACCGGCACCCTGGTCATCGGCCCGAACAAGTCGTTCCTGCACTACATCGAGCAGGTGCTGCCGGCCCTCGGCGAGCTGTCCGTGCAGCAGGCCACCGTGGACGACCTGGTGGCGCAGGTGGAGGTGCGCGGCACCGACGAGGCGGCCGCCGCGGTGGTCAAGGGCGACGCCCGGATGGCCGAGGTGCTGCGCCGGGCCCTGTACTCGTACGTGACCACGCCGACCGAGCCGGTGGTGGTCGTGCGCGGGTCGCGGCGCTGGCGGGTCCCGGCGTACGAACTGGAGGAGCTGGTCCGGCAGTTGCTGGACCGGGACATCCGGTACGGCGCCGCCCGCGAAGCCCTGCCGCAGCGGATCGCGCACGCGGTGCTGGTGCAGATGGAGCGGGCCGGCGAGGCACCGGACGACCGGGTGCAGGACGCGGTGGCGCGCAACAGCGCGGTGAAGGCGGCCGTGAAGGCGATCTGGCCGGCCGTCGACCCGGCGAAGCTGGTGCTGCGGCTGCTCTGCGAGCCGGAGTTCCTCGCCGAGCACGCCGAGGGCGTCCTGGACGAGGACGAGCAGAAGACGATCCTGTGGGCCAAGCCCGCGCGCAGCGTGAAGTCGGCCAAGTGGTCCGCCGCGGACGCGGTGCTGATCGACGAGGCGGCCGACCTGATCCAGCGCACGCACTCGCTCGGGCACGTGGTCCTGGACGAGGCGCAGGACCTCTCCCCGATGCAGTACCGCGCGGTGGGCCGCCGCTGCACCACGGGCAGCGCCACCGTGCTGGGCGACCTGGCGCAGGGCACGACGCCCTGGGCGACGCGGAGTTGGCACGAGGCGCTGGCCCACCTGGGCAAACCGGACGGCGTCATCGAGGAGTTGACGGCCGGTTTCCGTGTGCCGACCGACGTCATCACGTACGCCTCCCGGCTGCTCCCGCACATCGCGCCCGGTCTGACCCCGGTCGCCTCCGTCCGTGAGAACCCGGGCTTCTTCGAGGTCCGCCCGATCGACACCACGGACCAAGTCGTCGCGGCCTGCGAGGAGTTGCTGCGCAACGAGGGCTCGACGGGCCTGATCGCCGCCGACGCCCGGATCCCGGCGCTGGCCGAGGCGCTGACGGCGGCGGGCATCGGGTACCTGGCCCCGGGCGAGGAGACCACCCGCGAGACCCGGCTGACCCTGGTGCCGGCCTCGCTCGCCAAGGGCCTGGAGTACGACTACGTGGTGCTCGACGAACCGCAGGCCGTGGTGGACGGCGAACCGGACGAGCGGACCGGGCTGCGGCGCCTGTACGTGGCCCTCACCCGAGCGGTCTCCGGCCTGGTCGTGACCCATGCGGCACCCCTTCCGGAGCAACTCGTCTAGACCGGTACACGGCTGTTTCCTCCCACCCGTTGGTCCCCGGCCCGACTGGGTCTATCGTCGGAATCCTGAGGCCAGGGCGAGGGAGGACGGCCGGTGATGCCGCAGGACGAGGCCGTGATCGGCTGCACGGGGAAGGTCCTCATAGGAACGCGTGGCTCCGCGGGACCGGGCGAGATCCTGGTCCGGGTCAGGGGCGGTTCCGAGACGTTCCTCGCCTGGTCGGAGGAGCCCCTGCCGCCGGGCGCGACGGTGCTCGTGATCGAATCACGGGGTTCTCGCGCGGTCGGCGTCATCGAGTGGGCCGATCCATTGGACGCGCTCGGCGGCGGCGCCGCCGACGCCTGCTGAGGAGTACGAGAAAATGTTCGGATACCGCGTACCCGCGCCCGACGAGGCGATGCTGATCTCGGGCGGGCGACGGGGACTGGGGGGCGCGCCGTTCCGAGTGGTGACGGGCCACGGCAAGTTCGTGGTCCCGTTCTTCCGCAAGACCCGCTTCCTCTCCCTCGCGATGTGCGAGTCGGAGGTCACCGAGACCTGTGTGACCAAGCAGGGCATCGCCCTGCACGTGCGCGCGGTCATCGCCTTCAAGGTCGGCAACGACCACGAGAGCATCATCAACGCGGGCCAGCGCTTCCTCTCCGACCAGGACCAGATGTCGGTGCTCACCGGCCGGATCTTCGCCGGCCATCTGCGCGCGATCATCGGCTCGATGACCGTCGAGGAGATCGTCACCGAACGGCAGAAGCTGGCCGCGGAGGTGCTGGACACCTCCAAGACCGAGATGGCCAAGATCGGCCTGATCGTGGACTCGCTCCAGATCCAGTCGATCGACGACGGCGACACCGGCTACATCGACGCGATGTCCGCCCCGCACAAGGCGGCCATCCAGCGCCAGGCGCAGATCGCGCAGGCGCAGGCCACGCAGGCGGCCGTGGAGGCAGAGCAGGAGGCGGCCCGCCGGCAGGCGGAGTACGCCCGGAAGACCGCGGTCGTCAAGGCCGAGTACTCGGCCGAGGTGGACCGCGCGCAGGCGCAGGCGGCGCAGGCCGGTCCGCTGGCGCAGGCGCACGCGCAGCGGGAGGTGCTGGACGCGCAGACCGAGTTGGCCGAGCGGCAGGCGCTGCTGCGGCAGAAGCAGCTGGTGGCGGAGGTCGTGAAGCCGGCCGAGGCGGAGGCGGAGCGGGTGCGCATCCTCGCGGCGGCGGAGGCCCAGCGGATGAAGATCCAGGCGGAGGCGGCGGCCTCGTACGACCGGGTCGCGCTGGACCGGATGCTGATCGACCAGCTGCCGCAGATCGTGAAGGAGGCGGCCGGCGGTCTGTCCGGCGCCAACGTCAACGTCCTGAACGGCGCGGACGGCCTCGGCGAGATCGCGGCCGGCCTGGTCTCCCAGGGCCTGACCATCCTGGACTCGGTCCGGCAGAACCTCGGCGGCCAGGAGTCCGACGGCCGCCGCACCGAGGAGAACCGCAACAACGGACTGCTCCAGCTGCACTCGGGCAAGAACAAGAAGTCGGACGACGGCCCGGTGGACGTCGACTGACGGGCGCCCGGCGCACCCTCGCGACCGCCCCGCTCCCGTACCGGTCTCCCGGCCGGGGGGCGGGGCGGTCCCGCGTCGAGGCAGGGTTCACGCGCCGCGCCCCGGGCCATCTACCCGGTGAGGCCCTGGCCGGCCGCTCCGTCCAGGACCCGGCGCCACTCCTTGACGGACGCCTCGGACACCGGTCCGTGCCAGCCCTGGGGGCGGGCCGCGCCGCCGATGTGGAAGGCGTCGAGGCCGGCGGCGAGCAGGGGCGGGACGTGCTCCAGGCGCAGCCCGCCGCCGACGAGGATGGTCTGGTCGTAGCCGGGTTCGCCCTGGCGGCCGAACTCGGCGAGCAGGGTGGGCAGCCCCTCGTCCACGCCGGTGGCGGAGCCCGCGGTGAGGTAGGTGTCGAGGCCGGGCAGGTCGGCGAGCTGCTTGCGCAGGGCGTCGCGGTCGGCGGCGCGGTCGATGGCGCGGTGGAAGGTCCACCGGCAGCCGTCCAGCGCGGCGACGACCCGCTCCACGGCGGCCAGGTCCACTCCGCCGTCCGCGTCGAGGAAGCCGAGCACGAACTGGTCGGCGCCCACCGACCGCATCTCGTCCGCCACACGGAGCAGCCGCTCCACGGCGCCGGCCGCGAACCCGTCCGCCAGGCGGAGCATCACGCGCAGCTCGATGTCCACGGCGGCGCGGATGCCGGCGACGGTGGCGGCGGACGGGGTGAGCCCGTCGGCCGCCATCTCGGTGACCAGCTCCAGGCGATCCGCACCCCCGGCCTGGGCGGCGACCGCGTCCTCGATGTCGAGGGCGATCACCTCCAGGACTGCACGCTTGCTCATGGCACCCCATTCATCGCGGCCAAAGATCCGACTAAAGGTCTAGTCCAATTTAAGAGTACGCCGACGGGGAGGCGCCAGTACGCCACCGGGAAACCGCCCGGCCGCCGCTCAGCCGAACACGTTCAGCTCCGCCACCGTCGCCCCGGCCAGCTCGTACCCGCGGCCGTCGACCGAGCGGCCCGAGTAGAGCCGTACGAGGGTGGGGGCGTCGCCGATGTAGCGCGCGGGCGGGGCACCCGGGGCGGTGGCGCCCAGCAGCAGCGGCTCGTCCAGTTCGTCCAGGTCGGCGTGGAGGGGCACGTGGTCCAGCACACGGGTGTACCGGGCCAGCAGATCGAGGGCGTACGGCAGGCCCGCGCCCGCGTACGCGCCCGGCGCGCCGAGCACCTCCCGGACGTCCCCCGCGTGCACCCACTCGCCGAGGGCGACGGCGTCCAGGCGCCCGTCCCCCCGTGCGAGCACCGCACCGGCCTCGGTCATCCCGCGCTCCAGCTCGTCCACCACCTGGCCGTCGGTCCATGCGGCGCGCTCGGCGATGTCCCGGTCGTTGGCCTCCGGCGAGAACACCCCCTTCTCGAACCGCCGCTCCACCACCCGGCTCAGCACGGCGGAACAGTGGGCCAGCACATCCCGCACGGTCCAGCCCGGACACGCGGGCACCGGCAGGGCGAAGTCGGCGGCGGGCCGGTCACGCAGCAGCGGTATCAGGGCGTCCCGCTCGATCGTCAGCAGCCGCCCGGGCAGTTCGGGATCCCGTCCCTCACGCAGATCAGTCATGCGCCCAAGCTAGGATGCCTCCCCCCGTCCGCACCGCCCGAACGCGAGAATGGCCCCATGGCCGACCTCGACGCCCTCCGCACCCGCTTCGCCCGCGCCCTGGAGGCGGCCCGCGCCCCGGGCGGCGGGCCGGACCCCGCGCCCTACGCCGACCACCTCCTCGCCCGCTGGCAGGAGCCCCAGCGCCGCTACCACACGCTCGCGCACCTCACCGCGGTCCTCGACCACGTCGACACGCTGGCGCCGTACGCGGCCGATCCGGACGTCGTACGGCTGGCCGCCTGGTTCCACGACGCCGTCTACCTGCCGGAGCGCTCGGAGAACGAGGAGCGGTCGGCGCGGCTGGCCGAGCGGGCCCTGCCGGAGGCGGGGGTGCCGCAGGCG
This Streptomyces misionensis DNA region includes the following protein-coding sequences:
- a CDS encoding DNA repair helicase XPB, giving the protein MNGPLIVQSDKTLLLEVDHERADDCRRAIAPFAELERAPEHIHTYRVTPLGLWNARAAGHDAEQVVDALVQYSRYPVPHALLVDIAETMDRYGRLTLSKHPAHGLVLTTTDRPVLEEVLKSKRIAPLVGARIDPDTVVVHPSERGQIKQTLLKLGWPAEDLAGYVDGEAHPIELREDGWALRPYQRQAVENFWHGGSGVVVLPCGAGKTLVGAASMAEAKSTTLILVTNTVSARQWKHELVKRTSLTEDEIGEYSGTRKEIRPVTIATYQVLTTRRKGVYPHLELFDSRDWGLIVYDEVHLLPAPVFKFTADLQARRRLGLTATLVREDGRESDVFSLIGPKRFDAPWKEIEAQGYIAPADCVEVRVNLTESERLAYATAETEEKYRFCATTDTKRKVTEAIVRRFAGQQVLVIGQYIDQLDELGEHLNAPVIKGETSNAQREKLFDAFREGEINVLVVSKVANFSIDLPEATVAIQVSGTFGSRQEEAQRLGRVLRPKADGHQAHFYSVVARDTIDQDFAAHRQRFLAEQGYAYRIMDADELLSETEG
- a CDS encoding HelD family protein → MREDVEALDIRDVTANWVNAEVLSRQIDDRIKALADLSDTPLFFGRLDYLHAPGAEQAEGAQGEQFYIGRRHVHDADGDPMVIDWRAPVSQPFYRASKKDPMDIGLRRRFGYTGGDLTAYEDERLSDPAEAATTSKLLQQEIERPRVGPMRDIVATIQPEQDEIVRSGLGGTVCVQGGPGTGKTAVGLHRVAYLLYAHRERLARTGTLVIGPNKSFLHYIEQVLPALGELSVQQATVDDLVAQVEVRGTDEAAAAVVKGDARMAEVLRRALYSYVTTPTEPVVVVRGSRRWRVPAYELEELVRQLLDRDIRYGAAREALPQRIAHAVLVQMERAGEAPDDRVQDAVARNSAVKAAVKAIWPAVDPAKLVLRLLCEPEFLAEHAEGVLDEDEQKTILWAKPARSVKSAKWSAADAVLIDEAADLIQRTHSLGHVVLDEAQDLSPMQYRAVGRRCTTGSATVLGDLAQGTTPWATRSWHEALAHLGKPDGVIEELTAGFRVPTDVITYASRLLPHIAPGLTPVASVRENPGFFEVRPIDTTDQVVAACEELLRNEGSTGLIAADARIPALAEALTAAGIGYLAPGEETTRETRLTLVPASLAKGLEYDYVVLDEPQAVVDGEPDERTGLRRLYVALTRAVSGLVVTHAAPLPEQLV
- a CDS encoding SPFH domain-containing protein, whose protein sequence is MFGYRVPAPDEAMLISGGRRGLGGAPFRVVTGHGKFVVPFFRKTRFLSLAMCESEVTETCVTKQGIALHVRAVIAFKVGNDHESIINAGQRFLSDQDQMSVLTGRIFAGHLRAIIGSMTVEEIVTERQKLAAEVLDTSKTEMAKIGLIVDSLQIQSIDDGDTGYIDAMSAPHKAAIQRQAQIAQAQATQAAVEAEQEAARRQAEYARKTAVVKAEYSAEVDRAQAQAAQAGPLAQAHAQREVLDAQTELAERQALLRQKQLVAEVVKPAEAEAERVRILAAAEAQRMKIQAEAAASYDRVALDRMLIDQLPQIVKEAAGGLSGANVNVLNGADGLGEIAAGLVSQGLTILDSVRQNLGGQESDGRRTEENRNNGLLQLHSGKNKKSDDGPVDVD
- a CDS encoding copper homeostasis protein CutC yields the protein MSKRAVLEVIALDIEDAVAAQAGGADRLELVTEMAADGLTPSAATVAGIRAAVDIELRVMLRLADGFAAGAVERLLRVADEMRSVGADQFVLGFLDADGGVDLAAVERVVAALDGCRWTFHRAIDRAADRDALRKQLADLPGLDTYLTAGSATGVDEGLPTLLAEFGRQGEPGYDQTILVGGGLRLEHVPPLLAAGLDAFHIGGAARPQGWHGPVSEASVKEWRRVLDGAAGQGLTG
- a CDS encoding maleylpyruvate isomerase family mycothiol-dependent enzyme, which translates into the protein MTDLREGRDPELPGRLLTIERDALIPLLRDRPAADFALPVPACPGWTVRDVLAHCSAVLSRVVERRFEKGVFSPEANDRDIAERAAWTDGQVVDELERGMTEAGAVLARGDGRLDAVALGEWVHAGDVREVLGAPGAYAGAGLPYALDLLARYTRVLDHVPLHADLDELDEPLLLGATAPGAPPARYIGDAPTLVRLYSGRSVDGRGYELAGATVAELNVFG
- a CDS encoding HD domain-containing protein gives rise to the protein MADLDALRTRFARALEAARAPGGGPDPAPYADHLLARWQEPQRRYHTLAHLTAVLDHVDTLAPYAADPDVVRLAAWFHDAVYLPERSENEERSARLAERALPEAGVPQAKTAEVARLVRLTVTHDPADDDRDGQVLCDADLAILAAPPSAYAVYTAEVREEYHFVPNDAFHQGRSDVLRQLLALPRLFRTPYGREHWEATARYNLAAELEMLSP